From Salvelinus sp. IW2-2015 linkage group LG18, ASM291031v2, whole genome shotgun sequence, a single genomic window includes:
- the LOC111977901 gene encoding nucleolysin TIAR isoform X4, producing the protein MTTGKSKGYGFVSFYNKLDAENAIVHMGGQWLGGRQIRTNWATRKPPAPKNVQDNGSKQLRFEDVVNQSSPQNCTVYCGGIQSGLSEHLMRQTFSPFGQIMEIRVFPEKGYSFIRFSSHESAAHAIVSVNGTSIECHIVKCYWGKESPDIAKSVPQMEYGQGQWGQWSQMYGSPQAQQYGQQYMANGWQVPSYGVSYGQSWNQQGFGVEDSILAAAAQNLSSRQSQSPAWVGGFGSPAPSQPQTGPVMPNQGNFNMAGYQTQ; encoded by the exons ATGACTACAGGGAAATCTAAGGGGTATGGATTTGTGTCCTTCTATAACAAACTG GATGCAGAGAATGCCATTGTGCACATGGGGGGACAGTGGTTAGGGGGACGCCAGATAAGGACCAACTGGGCAACTCGCAAGCCACCCGCCCCAAAGAATGTGCAAGACA ATGGCTCGAAGCAGCTGAGGTTTGAAGATGTAGTGAACCAATCCAGTCCCCAGAACTGCACTGTGTACTGTGGAGGAATCCAGTCCGGACTATCAG AGCATCTCATGCGTCAGACATTTTCGCCCTTTGGACAAATCATGGAAATAAGAGTTTTCCCAGAGAAAGGTTACTCTTTCATCAG GTTCTCCTCCCATGAAAGTGCTGCCCATGCAATTGTTTCTGTAAATGGAACGTCCATCGAATGCCACATAGTGAAGTGCTACTGGGGCAAAGAATCCCCCGACATTGCCAAAAGCGTACCACAG ATGGAGTATGGTCAGGGTCAGTGGGGACAATGGAGCCAAATGTATGGGAGCCCCCAGGCCCAGCAGTATGGACAACAGTACATGGCAAATGGTTGGCAAGTGCCCTCTTATGGAGTGTCTTATGGACAGTCTTGGAATCAGCAAGGATTTGGTGTAGA GGACTCCATTCTGGCTGCAGCAGCACAGAACCTTTCAAG CAGACAGTCCCAGTCCCCAGcctgggttggagggtttggatCCCCGGCACCGTCCCAGCCTCAGACCGGTCCTGTGATGCCCAACCAGGGAAACTTCAACATGGCTGGCTACCAGACACAGTGA
- the LOC111977901 gene encoding nucleolysin TIAR isoform X3 has translation MDARVVKDMTTGKSKGYGFVSFYNKLDAENAIVHMGGQWLGGRQIRTNWATRKPPAPKNVQDNGSKQLRFEDVVNQSSPQNCTVYCGGIQSGLSEHLMRQTFSPFGQIMEIRVFPEKGYSFIRFSSHESAAHAIVSVNGTSIECHIVKCYWGKESPDIAKSVPQMEYGQGQWGQWSQMYGSPQAQQYGQQYMANGWQVPSYGVSYGQSWNQQGFGVEDSILAAAAQNLSSRQSQSPAWVGGFGSPAPSQPQTGPVMPNQGNFNMAGYQTQ, from the exons AT GGATGCTCGTGTTGTGAAGGACATGACTACAGGGAAATCTAAGGGGTATGGATTTGTGTCCTTCTATAACAAACTG GATGCAGAGAATGCCATTGTGCACATGGGGGGACAGTGGTTAGGGGGACGCCAGATAAGGACCAACTGGGCAACTCGCAAGCCACCCGCCCCAAAGAATGTGCAAGACA ATGGCTCGAAGCAGCTGAGGTTTGAAGATGTAGTGAACCAATCCAGTCCCCAGAACTGCACTGTGTACTGTGGAGGAATCCAGTCCGGACTATCAG AGCATCTCATGCGTCAGACATTTTCGCCCTTTGGACAAATCATGGAAATAAGAGTTTTCCCAGAGAAAGGTTACTCTTTCATCAG GTTCTCCTCCCATGAAAGTGCTGCCCATGCAATTGTTTCTGTAAATGGAACGTCCATCGAATGCCACATAGTGAAGTGCTACTGGGGCAAAGAATCCCCCGACATTGCCAAAAGCGTACCACAG ATGGAGTATGGTCAGGGTCAGTGGGGACAATGGAGCCAAATGTATGGGAGCCCCCAGGCCCAGCAGTATGGACAACAGTACATGGCAAATGGTTGGCAAGTGCCCTCTTATGGAGTGTCTTATGGACAGTCTTGGAATCAGCAAGGATTTGGTGTAGA GGACTCCATTCTGGCTGCAGCAGCACAGAACCTTTCAAG CAGACAGTCCCAGTCCCCAGcctgggttggagggtttggatCCCCGGCACCGTCCCAGCCTCAGACCGGTCCTGTGATGCCCAACCAGGGAAACTTCAACATGGCTGGCTACCAGACACAGTGA